One Solea senegalensis isolate Sse05_10M linkage group LG21, IFAPA_SoseM_1, whole genome shotgun sequence DNA segment encodes these proteins:
- the si:ch211-222n4.2 gene encoding coiled-coil domain-containing protein 74A, protein MTSNTSLPPVSHLPRWTRVARFKKPLSPPRHLPAKQPQLQPLPAVLSADRGEDRAAEVHRHRSSDSEPRIASLQRNIHFLQQQHKDTLERLHAEIEYLRRENKELHYKSIMEPPKSSRKGPIHSRRGVRPPTHGRETHTGLYLEEPLQDKTPSQDQPLSCLSVPLSRVGESSDVLGSTRQDHGPEETGSLITSLKPLRIHRDLSHPPRAPTLQECEVIIQQLYNANCFQSQELIRVKSLLRDIVLSKKISPENYSLTNTYLVNGSSKSSEEKKFPKLGLQTYPEKRSGPPQSGVVLPVLKQSLSPTIAERQRRTRAVQRDRLKRTVH, encoded by the exons ATGACGAGTAACACGAGCCTCCCACCGGTGAGCCATTTACCGCGCTGGACCCGCGTGGCCCGTTTCAAGAAACCTCTGTCTCCACCGCGACATTTACCGGCGAAGCAGCCGCAGCTGCAGCCGTTGCCTGCGGTGCTGTCAgcggacagaggagaggacagagccGCGGAGGTGCACCGTCACCGCAGCAGCGACTCCGAGCCCCGCATCGCCTCACTGCAGAGGAACATACActttctgcagcagcaacacaaggACACTCTGGAGAGGCTGCATGCGGAGATAGAGTACCTGAGACGGGAGAATAAAG AATTGCACTACAAATCGATAATGGAGCCTCCAAAGTCGAGTAGGAAAG GACCAATACACAGTCGACGAGGCGTTAGACCACCCACTCACGGAAGGGAAACTCACACAGGACTTTACCTAGAGGAGCCACTGCAGGACAAGACACCCTCACAGGACCAGCCCCTCAG TTGTCTCAGTGTACCGCTCAGCCGAGTTGGAGAGAGTAGTGACGTTCTGGGATCCACCAGGCAGGACCACGGTCCAGAGGAAACGGGCAGCCTCATCACGTCACTGAAGCCTCTGCGGATTCACCGCGACCTCTCCCATCCACCGCGCGCTCCCACGCTGCAGGAGTGCGAGGTCATCATCCAGCAGCTCTACAACGCAAACTGTTTTCAGTCTCAGGAA CTTATACGTGTGAAGTCACTGCTGCGAGATATTGTTCTGAGCAAGAAGATCAGCCCAGAAAACTACAGTCTGACCAACACCTACCTTGTTAATGGTAGCAG CAAATCTTCTGAAGAGAAGAAGTTTCCAAAACTTGGTCTTCAAACATACCCGGAAAAAAG GTCTGGGCCGCCTCAGTCTGGAGTTGTCCTCCCCGTTCTGAAGCAGAGCCTCAGTCCAACCATCgcagaaagacagaggaggactCGTGCCGTGCAGAGAGACCGTTTGAAAAGGACTGTGCACTGA
- the LOC122787007 gene encoding tubulin alpha-1B chain-like produces the protein MRECISIHVGQAGVQIGNACWELYCLEHGIQPDGQMSGNKTPGAGDDAFNTFFSETGAGKHVPRAVFVDLEPTVIDEVRTGTYCQLFHPEQLITGKEDAANNYARGHYTVGKEIIDLVLEKIRKLADQCTGLQGFLVFHSFGGGTGSGFTSLLMERLSVDYGKKSKLEFSVYPAPQVSTAVVEPYNSLLTTHATLEHSDCAFMVDNEAIYDICRRNLDIERPSYTNLNRLISQIVSSITASLRFDGALNVDLTEFQTNLVPYPRIHFPLATYAPVISAEKAYHEQLSVGEITTSCFEPANQLVKCDPRHGKYMACCLLYRGDVVPKDVNAAIATIKSKRSIQFVDWCPTGFKVGINYQPPTVVPGGDLAKVQRAVCMLSNTTAIAEAFARLDHKFDLMYAKRAFVHWYVGEGMEEGEFSEAREDMAALEKDYEEVGMDNVEEDDDLEGEEY, from the exons ATG CGCGAGTGTATCTCCATACACGTTGGTCAGGCTGGTGTCCAGATCGGAAATGCTTGCTGGGAACTTTACTGCCTGGAACATGGGATCCAGCCAGACGGTCAAATGTCCGGCAACAAAACCCCTGGAGCAGGAGACGATGCCTTCAACACCTTCTTCAGTGAGACTGGAGCTGGGAAGCACGTCCCCAGAGCTGTGTTTGTTGACCTAGAGCCCACTGTCATTG ACGAGGTGCGCACTGGGACCTACTGCCAGCTGTTCCACCCTGAGCAGCTGATTACTGGGAAGGAGGACGCAGCCAACAACTACGCCCGTGGACACTACACCGTGGGGAAAGAGATCATTGACCTGGTGCTGGAGAAGATCCGCAAATTG gCTGACCAGTGCACTGGTCTTCAGGGCTTCCTGGTTTTCCACAGTTTTGGAGGAGGCACAGGCTCTGGCTTCACCTCCCTGCTGATGGAGCGCTTGTCTGTCGACTATGGCAAGAAGTCCAAGCTGGAGTTCTCCGTCTACCCAGCCCCCCAGGTGTCCACTGCTGTGGTGGAGCCCTACAACTCCCTCCTGACCACTCACGCCACCCTGGAGCACTCTGACTGCGCCTTCATGGTGGACAACGAGGCCATCTACGACATCTGCCGGAGGAACTTGGACATCGAGCGTCCCAGTTACACCAACCTGAACCGGCTGATCAGTCAGATCGTGTCCTCCATCACCGCTTCCCTCCGTTTCGACGGTGCCCTAAACGTCGACCTGACGGAGTTCCAGACCAACTTGGTGCCATATCCTCGCATCCACTTCCCTCTGGCCACCTACGCCCCCGTCATCTCTGCCGAGAAGGCGTACCACGAGCAGCTCTCAGTGGGCGAGATCACCACCTCCTGCTTCGAGCCGGCTAATCAGTTGGTGAAGTGCGACCCCCGCCATGGCAAGTACATGGCCTGCTGCCTGCTGTACCGCGGCGACGTGGTGCCCAAAGACGTCAACGCTGCCATCGCCACCATCAAGAGCAAGCGCTCCATCCAGTTTGTGGACTGGTGTCCCACTGGATTCAAGGTCGGCATCAACTACCAGCCGCCCACCGTGGTTCCTGGTGGGGACCTGGCCAAGGTCCAGAGGGCCGTGTGCATGCTGAGCAACACCACCGCCATCGCCGAGGCCTTTGCTCGGCTTGACCACAAGTTTGACCTGATGTACGCCAAGCGCGCCTTCGTTCACTGGTACGTGGGTGAGGggatggaggagggagagtttTCCGAGGCCAGAGAGGACATGGCTGCGCTTGAGAAGGATTACGAGGAAGTGGGTATGGACAAtgtggaggaagatgatgacTTGGAAGGAGAGGAGTATTAA